One Mesorhizobium sp. L-2-11 genomic region harbors:
- a CDS encoding amino acid ABC transporter ATP-binding protein: MTIENAVSAEEIKVNAAKMQVSTTDVAIDIIGMHKWYGEFHVLKDINLKVMRGERIVICGPSGSGKSTMIRCINRLEEHQKGKIIVDGKELTNDLKKIDEVRREVGMVFQHFNLFPHLTILENCTLAPIWVRKTPKRQAEEIAMHFLTRVKIPEQANKYPGQLSGGQQQRVAIARSLCMNPRIMLFDEPTSALDPEMIKEVLETMVGLAEEGMTMLCVTHEMGFARKVANRVIFMDQGQIVEQNTPAEFFDNPRHERTKLFLSQILH; encoded by the coding sequence ATGACCATAGAAAATGCAGTCAGCGCGGAAGAGATCAAGGTCAATGCCGCCAAGATGCAGGTTTCCACAACCGATGTCGCAATCGACATCATTGGCATGCACAAATGGTACGGCGAATTCCATGTGCTGAAGGACATCAACCTGAAGGTGATGCGCGGCGAGCGCATCGTCATTTGCGGCCCTTCGGGCTCCGGCAAATCGACGATGATCCGCTGCATCAACCGGCTGGAAGAGCACCAGAAGGGCAAGATCATCGTCGACGGCAAGGAATTGACCAATGATCTCAAGAAGATCGATGAGGTGCGCCGCGAGGTCGGCATGGTGTTCCAGCACTTCAACCTGTTCCCGCATTTGACCATCCTGGAAAACTGCACGCTGGCGCCGATCTGGGTGCGCAAGACGCCGAAGAGGCAGGCCGAGGAAATCGCCATGCATTTCCTCACCCGCGTCAAGATTCCGGAACAGGCCAACAAATATCCCGGCCAGCTTTCCGGCGGCCAGCAGCAGCGCGTCGCCATCGCCCGCTCGCTGTGCATGAACCCGCGCATCATGCTGTTCGACGAGCCGACCTCGGCGCTCGATCCGGAAATGATCAAGGAGGTGCTGGAGACGATGGTTGGTCTCGCCGAAGAGGGCATGACCATGCTCTGCGTCACCCACGAGATGGGCTTTGCCCGCAAGGTCGCCAACCGGGTGATCTTCATGGACCAGGGCCAGATCGTCGAGCAGAACACGCCGGCCGAGTTCTTCGACAATCCGCGCCACGAGCGCACAAAAC
- a CDS encoding amino acid ABC transporter permease, whose amino-acid sequence MQEHDLSFVRVEMALAQSAPASERGLGAWVRKNLIASTGDTILTIIGIVLVAMILPQLISWAFINAQWTGADRTFCATAAQGGIQPDGWSGACWAFVNAKFGQFMFGRYPIDERWRPILVAILFAALLVPLLIPKVPRKGLNAILFFGALPIFAFILLVGGVFGLPHVETPLWGGLLVTLTLSFVGIAVSLPLGIVLALGRRSKMPIVKMLCVIFIETVRGIPLITVLFMASVMLPLFLPAGVSFDKFLRALIGVSLFAAAYMAEVVRGGLQAIPKGQYEGADSLGLGYWQKMGLIVLPQALKLVIPGIVNTFIGMFKDTSLVSIISMFDLLGVVKQNFNDPNWATPQTARSGLVFAAFVFWLFCFGMSRYSMFTERRLDTGHKR is encoded by the coding sequence ATGCAGGAGCACGATCTTTCCTTCGTCCGCGTCGAAATGGCGCTGGCACAGTCGGCGCCTGCAAGCGAGCGCGGCCTGGGCGCCTGGGTACGCAAGAACCTGATTGCGTCGACTGGTGACACGATCCTGACCATCATCGGCATCGTGCTGGTCGCGATGATATTGCCGCAACTGATCAGCTGGGCCTTCATCAACGCCCAATGGACCGGCGCGGACCGTACCTTTTGCGCCACGGCGGCACAGGGCGGCATCCAGCCGGACGGCTGGTCCGGCGCCTGTTGGGCCTTCGTCAACGCCAAGTTCGGCCAGTTCATGTTCGGCCGCTATCCGATCGATGAACGCTGGCGCCCGATCCTGGTCGCCATCCTGTTCGCGGCGCTGCTGGTGCCGCTGCTCATCCCGAAGGTGCCGCGCAAGGGGCTGAACGCCATCTTGTTCTTCGGGGCGCTGCCGATCTTTGCCTTCATCCTGCTGGTTGGTGGCGTGTTCGGCCTGCCGCATGTCGAAACCCCGCTATGGGGCGGGCTGCTGGTGACGCTCACCCTGTCCTTCGTCGGCATTGCCGTGTCGCTGCCGCTCGGCATCGTGCTGGCGCTCGGCCGGCGCTCGAAGATGCCGATCGTCAAGATGCTGTGCGTCATCTTTATCGAGACGGTGCGCGGCATCCCGCTGATCACTGTGCTGTTCATGGCCAGCGTCATGCTGCCGCTGTTCCTGCCGGCCGGCGTCAGCTTCGACAAGTTCCTGCGCGCGCTGATCGGTGTCTCGCTGTTTGCCGCTGCCTATATGGCCGAAGTGGTGCGGGGCGGCCTGCAGGCGATCCCCAAGGGCCAATATGAGGGTGCGGATTCGCTCGGCCTCGGTTACTGGCAGAAAATGGGCCTGATCGTGCTGCCGCAGGCGCTGAAGCTGGTCATTCCCGGCATCGTCAATACCTTCATTGGCATGTTCAAGGACACCAGCTTGGTGTCGATCATCTCGATGTTCGACCTGCTCGGCGTCGTCAAACAGAATTTTAACGACCCCAACTGGGCAACGCCGCAGACGGCCAGGTCCGGCCTGGTGTTCGCTGCCTTCGTCTTCTGGCTGTTCTGTTTCGGCATGTCGCGCTATTCGATGTTTACGGAACGCCGGCTCGACACCGGCCACAAGCGCTAA
- a CDS encoding amino acid ABC transporter permease, with amino-acid sequence MASQEILREEPSRSSFINDPKVRGIVFQAVVVIVLVALVWWIVQNTIDNLTRLRIASGFGFLRGRAGFDISDSAIAYSSDSTYGRAILVGFVNTLIVAFAGIVTATIIGFILGVGRLSHNWLIRKICMVYVEVFRNIPPLLVIFFWYSGVLSVLPPPRESINLPFSSFLNQRGFYFPRAVWGDGSWLILVALLLGIAMAWFVARKARQRQMATGQQFPVFWTSAGLIIGLPLLAYALSGFPLSFDYPKQSTFNLTGGFQVKPEFLSLYLALSFYTAAFIAEIVRAGIMGVSKGQTEAAGALGLRPGSILRLVVIPQAMRIVIPPLTSQYLNLTKNSSLAIAIGYPDLTATTGTVLNQTGQAIECVLIMMVVYLALSLLTSAVMNVVNARMALVER; translated from the coding sequence ATGGCATCGCAGGAAATTCTTCGCGAGGAGCCAAGCCGCAGCTCCTTCATCAATGATCCAAAGGTCCGCGGCATAGTCTTCCAGGCGGTGGTCGTCATCGTGCTGGTTGCGTTGGTCTGGTGGATCGTCCAAAACACAATAGACAATCTGACGCGCCTGCGCATTGCGTCAGGCTTCGGCTTCCTCAGGGGCCGCGCCGGCTTCGACATCAGTGACAGCGCCATTGCCTATTCGTCGGATTCGACCTACGGCCGGGCCATTCTGGTCGGCTTTGTCAACACGCTCATCGTTGCCTTCGCCGGCATCGTTACCGCCACCATCATCGGTTTTATCCTCGGCGTCGGCCGGCTTTCGCATAACTGGCTGATCCGCAAGATCTGCATGGTCTATGTCGAGGTCTTTCGCAACATCCCGCCGCTGCTGGTCATCTTCTTCTGGTATTCCGGCGTGCTTTCGGTGCTGCCGCCGCCGCGTGAAAGCATCAATTTGCCGTTCAGCTCCTTTCTCAACCAACGCGGTTTTTATTTTCCACGCGCCGTGTGGGGCGATGGCTCCTGGCTGATCCTGGTTGCTTTGCTTCTCGGCATCGCCATGGCGTGGTTCGTCGCCCGCAAGGCGCGTCAGCGGCAGATGGCGACCGGCCAGCAATTCCCTGTGTTCTGGACATCGGCTGGTTTGATCATCGGTTTGCCGTTGCTGGCCTACGCGCTCAGCGGCTTCCCGCTGAGCTTCGATTATCCAAAGCAATCGACCTTCAACCTGACTGGCGGCTTTCAGGTCAAGCCGGAGTTCCTGTCGCTCTACCTGGCGCTGTCCTTCTATACGGCGGCCTTCATCGCCGAAATCGTGCGGGCCGGCATCATGGGTGTCAGCAAAGGCCAGACCGAGGCAGCCGGTGCGCTCGGCCTGCGGCCAGGATCGATCCTGCGGCTTGTCGTCATCCCGCAAGCCATGCGCATCGTCATTCCGCCGCTGACTAGTCAGTATCTGAACCTGACCAAGAACTCGTCGCTGGCCATCGCCATCGGCTACCCGGACCTCACGGCGACGACCGGCACGGTGCTGAACCAGACCGGCCAAGCGATTGAGTGCGTGCTGATCATGATGGTGGTCTATCTCGCACTCAGCCTGTTGACGTCGGCGGTCATGAACGTGGTCAACGCCAGAATGGCACTGGTGGAGAGGTAG